A region of Flavobacterium album DNA encodes the following proteins:
- a CDS encoding TonB-dependent receptor plug domain-containing protein, with translation MDEVVITGQIEPQSIKKSVFNVRVITREDIQRQAANNLADVLNQYLNIMVQPNSAEGRSTVSMFGLDGQYLKILIDNIPLVSDTGLGNNIDLTQINLDDIDHIEIIEGAMGVTHGANAVSGIINIITKKSSKNKWELGATAQEETIGDEYAPFAGKGRHIQALRAAYSINENWYVSVGGNRNDFTGFQDERGGRDYTDYDVNSPQQNRGFSWLPKEQYFTNALVRYQKGNFRLFYKFDYFNEKIDFYNPIVESQVVPGTGILLFSRDRNFFTEKFYHHLNATGKLLGTMDYNVSLSHQRQTRDLEQFNYYIQTGQETNHARSTYQDTEVVYSTGTLGNFFANKKYDLQVGYELVNTNGYNSAASGLFVGGAGDGNIKQRLENYDVFTAAEFGVTERLSFRPGFRYSFQSKFEDQWSASMGLRYLFDHGIEARTSYGRSYRTPNYDELYTYFVDSNHNVQGNRDLIPETGNSYEASLKKTTFFSSGLQLINSLTANYMEVDDRIELVLTETVPSWKYKYINIDKYKMWNIATTHQFNYGNWQVKAGVAFLAISKKINSGTAVSDDKFLHTVQFNTNIAYTVPKWNTVFSLYYKINGRQQQFMETSVNGQSQFVLQEIESFGLMDASIKKGFFGGKLDATLGGRNLLNVVNIRSNVAAGGAHDAGSSSISMGYGRSYFLKLTYNLNF, from the coding sequence ATGGACGAAGTGGTAATAACAGGCCAGATTGAGCCGCAATCCATAAAGAAATCGGTATTCAATGTACGGGTGATTACGAGGGAGGATATTCAGCGTCAGGCCGCCAACAACCTTGCCGATGTGCTCAACCAGTACCTCAATATCATGGTGCAGCCCAACAGTGCCGAAGGCCGTTCTACTGTGTCCATGTTCGGGCTCGACGGGCAGTACCTGAAGATACTTATCGATAATATTCCTCTCGTAAGCGATACCGGCCTGGGTAATAATATCGACCTCACACAAATCAACCTTGATGACATCGACCACATTGAGATCATCGAAGGCGCAATGGGCGTAACCCACGGTGCCAACGCCGTAAGCGGGATCATCAACATCATCACCAAAAAATCATCGAAGAACAAATGGGAATTAGGCGCTACAGCGCAGGAAGAGACCATAGGTGATGAGTATGCACCGTTTGCAGGCAAAGGCCGCCATATACAAGCCCTGAGGGCCGCATACAGCATCAATGAGAACTGGTACGTGTCGGTAGGCGGTAACCGAAATGACTTTACCGGATTTCAAGACGAAAGGGGAGGCCGCGACTACACCGATTACGATGTCAATAGCCCGCAGCAGAACCGTGGTTTTAGTTGGCTGCCGAAGGAACAGTATTTTACTAATGCGCTCGTCCGCTACCAAAAAGGTAACTTCAGGCTGTTCTATAAGTTCGATTATTTCAACGAGAAGATAGATTTCTATAATCCCATCGTAGAAAGCCAGGTCGTACCGGGTACAGGCATACTACTGTTCTCACGTGACAGGAATTTTTTCACCGAAAAATTCTACCACCACCTGAATGCGACAGGTAAGTTGTTAGGCACGATGGATTATAACGTTTCGCTTTCTCACCAAAGGCAGACCCGCGACCTGGAACAGTTCAACTATTACATCCAGACAGGGCAGGAAACCAACCATGCCAGATCGACCTACCAGGATACTGAAGTGGTTTATTCTACAGGTACGTTAGGCAATTTCTTCGCTAATAAAAAATACGACCTGCAGGTAGGCTATGAATTGGTGAACACCAATGGCTACAACTCCGCAGCTTCCGGGCTTTTTGTGGGTGGTGCGGGCGATGGCAATATCAAGCAAAGGCTTGAGAACTACGATGTTTTTACGGCAGCTGAATTCGGCGTGACCGAAAGGTTATCCTTCCGTCCGGGTTTCCGTTATTCCTTCCAGTCGAAATTTGAGGACCAGTGGTCGGCATCTATGGGGTTGCGCTATTTGTTCGACCACGGCATAGAGGCGCGGACTTCTTACGGCAGGTCGTACCGAACGCCGAATTACGATGAGCTTTATACCTATTTTGTGGATTCCAACCACAATGTGCAGGGCAACCGGGACCTCATACCTGAAACAGGCAATTCCTATGAAGCCAGCCTTAAGAAAACGACTTTTTTTAGTTCAGGGCTACAGCTTATTAATAGCCTGACTGCAAACTATATGGAAGTTGACGACCGTATAGAGCTGGTGCTCACGGAGACCGTACCCAGTTGGAAATACAAGTACATCAACATCGACAAGTACAAAATGTGGAACATTGCCACCACACACCAGTTCAATTACGGCAACTGGCAGGTGAAAGCGGGTGTAGCTTTTTTGGCCATATCTAAGAAGATCAATTCCGGCACTGCCGTATCAGATGATAAGTTCCTGCACACCGTGCAATTCAATACTAATATTGCCTACACGGTACCAAAATGGAATACTGTATTCTCGCTGTATTACAAGATCAATGGCAGGCAGCAGCAGTTTATGGAAACTTCGGTAAACGGGCAATCGCAATTCGTATTACAGGAGATCGAATCGTTCGGGCTGATGGATGCCTCAATTAAAAAAGGATTCTTTGGCGGAAAGCTGGATGCCACGCTGGGCGGGCGCAACCTGCTGAATGTGGTGAATATACGATCGAATGTGGCGGCCGGCGGTGCCCACGATGCCGGAAGCAGCAGCATTTCTATGGGCTATGGGCGTTCTTACTTTTTAAAACTTACCTACAATCTCAACTTTTAA
- the sufD gene encoding Fe-S cluster assembly protein SufD, whose amino-acid sequence MELKEKLLSSFMAFEERVDVNTELHDMRTEALKTFETKGFPTKKEEAWKYTSLNAVLKNDFSVFPKQENNINFTDVKKYFLHEIDTYKVVFIDGVFSSFLSSTTHDGLDVCLMSSALTKPKYKEVIDTYFNKIANTQDSLTSLNTAFASEGAYINIPKNKVADKPIEIMYLSTGNEAALMVQPRNLIIVGKNSQVQIIERHQSLNSNPVLTNSVTEIFVQERAIADYYKIQNDVQSANLIDNTYIAQKGQSNASVHTFSFGGNITRNNLNFYHQGERIESTLKGITIIGDKQLVDHYTLVRHATPNCESHQNYKGIFDGNSTGVFNGKIYVEKEAQKTDAFQQNNNILLNEKASINAKPQLEIFADDVKCSHGCTIGQLDEKAMFYMQSRGIPKKEAKALLMYAFSNEVIESIRIPELKSRITKLIASKLGVNMGFDL is encoded by the coding sequence ATGGAACTAAAAGAAAAACTGCTGTCCTCTTTCATGGCTTTCGAAGAGCGTGTAGATGTGAACACCGAGTTGCACGACATGCGCACTGAAGCCCTGAAGACATTTGAAACGAAAGGCTTTCCTACCAAAAAGGAAGAGGCCTGGAAATATACATCGCTGAACGCAGTACTGAAGAACGATTTCAGCGTATTCCCAAAACAGGAAAATAACATCAATTTTACGGATGTAAAAAAGTACTTCCTGCACGAGATCGATACCTACAAAGTAGTTTTTATCGATGGTGTGTTCAGTTCGTTCCTTTCGTCTACAACACATGACGGACTTGACGTATGCCTTATGTCTTCGGCACTTACAAAGCCCAAATACAAGGAAGTTATCGACACGTATTTCAATAAGATCGCCAACACGCAGGACAGCCTTACTTCCCTCAATACGGCTTTCGCCAGCGAAGGAGCTTACATAAACATCCCGAAAAACAAGGTGGCCGACAAGCCTATCGAGATTATGTACCTCTCAACTGGGAACGAGGCCGCGCTGATGGTGCAGCCCCGCAACCTTATCATTGTGGGCAAGAACTCCCAGGTACAGATCATTGAGCGCCACCAGAGCCTCAACAGCAATCCGGTACTGACGAACTCCGTTACCGAGATATTCGTGCAGGAACGAGCCATTGCGGATTATTACAAGATACAGAACGATGTTCAGTCAGCCAACCTGATAGACAATACCTACATAGCCCAGAAAGGCCAAAGCAATGCTTCTGTGCATACTTTTTCTTTCGGGGGGAACATTACCCGCAACAACCTGAATTTTTACCACCAGGGCGAACGTATTGAAAGCACGCTGAAAGGCATCACTATTATTGGCGATAAGCAATTGGTTGACCATTATACTTTAGTGCGCCATGCTACGCCAAACTGCGAAAGCCACCAGAATTACAAAGGTATTTTCGATGGTAATTCGACCGGGGTTTTCAACGGGAAGATTTATGTGGAGAAAGAAGCCCAGAAAACGGACGCTTTCCAGCAAAATAACAACATACTCCTCAACGAAAAGGCTTCTATCAATGCCAAGCCACAGCTGGAAATTTTCGCAGACGATGTGAAGTGCTCCCATGGCTGTACCATTGGCCAGCTGGATGAGAAAGCCATGTTTTACATGCAGTCGCGCGGTATCCCTAAAAAGGAAGCCAAGGCATTATTAATGTATGCCTTCAGCAATGAGGTTATTGAAAGCATCAGGATACCGGAATTAAAGAGCAGGATAACCAAACTCATAGCATCCAAGCTTGGCGTGAATATGGGTTTTGACTTGTAA
- a CDS encoding four helix bundle protein, whose product MATINRFEDLEIWQEARRLAKEIHILSIETDLKTDFKLKAQIKDSSGSVMDNIAEGFERDGNMEFRQFLSIAKGSAGEARSQLYRVYDCGYIDAQKLETLKTDYEKLSGRISNFITYLNKKDYKGNKFQ is encoded by the coding sequence ATGGCGACAATAAACAGGTTCGAAGATTTGGAAATTTGGCAGGAAGCACGGCGCTTAGCTAAAGAAATCCACATACTTTCTATTGAGACTGACCTTAAAACGGATTTTAAATTAAAGGCACAGATAAAAGATTCTTCAGGTTCTGTCATGGATAACATTGCTGAAGGATTTGAGAGGGATGGCAATATGGAGTTCAGGCAATTCCTTTCTATTGCAAAAGGTTCTGCGGGAGAAGCCAGGTCGCAGCTCTACAGGGTTTATGATTGTGGATACATTGATGCCCAGAAATTAGAAACCCTAAAAACAGATTACGAAAAATTAAGTGGAAGGATAAGTAATTTCATAACTTATCTCAACAAAAAAGACTATAAAGGAAACAAGTTCCAGTAG
- the sufC gene encoding Fe-S cluster assembly ATPase SufC yields MLSIKNLHASVEDKEILKGINLEVRAGEVHAIMGPNGSGKSTLSSVIAGNENYEVTDGEILLEGEDIGELAPEERAHKGVFLSFQYPVEIPGVSVTNFMKTAINESRKAQGREEMPANEMLKLIREKSELLEIDRKFLSRSLNEGFSGGEKKRNEIFQMAMLEPKIAILDETDSGLDIDALRIVANGVNKLRSEDNAVIVITHYQRLLDYIVPDFVHVLYNGKIVKSGGKELAYELEEKGYDWIKSEN; encoded by the coding sequence ATGTTATCAATAAAAAACCTGCACGCAAGTGTTGAAGATAAAGAGATTTTAAAAGGGATTAACCTTGAAGTAAGGGCCGGCGAAGTACATGCGATCATGGGGCCGAACGGTTCCGGGAAGAGTACGCTTTCATCGGTAATTGCCGGTAATGAGAATTATGAAGTGACTGATGGCGAGATCCTTCTGGAAGGCGAGGACATCGGTGAGCTTGCCCCGGAAGAAAGGGCGCACAAAGGCGTGTTCCTGTCATTCCAGTACCCTGTGGAAATACCGGGGGTATCGGTGACCAACTTCATGAAAACAGCCATCAATGAGAGCCGTAAGGCGCAGGGCCGCGAGGAAATGCCGGCCAACGAGATGCTGAAGCTTATCCGTGAAAAATCGGAGCTTCTGGAGATCGACCGTAAATTCCTTTCGCGTTCGCTTAACGAAGGCTTTTCCGGTGGTGAGAAAAAGCGTAACGAGATTTTCCAGATGGCGATGCTTGAGCCAAAGATCGCGATACTGGATGAGACCGATTCCGGTCTGGATATCGACGCATTGCGTATTGTGGCCAATGGCGTCAACAAACTCCGCAGCGAAGACAATGCGGTTATCGTGATCACCCACTACCAAAGGCTGCTTGATTATATCGTGCCTGATTTTGTACACGTGCTTTATAATGGCAAAATCGTTAAATCCGGTGGTAAGGAGCTGGCTTATGAACTTGAGGAGAAGGGTTACGACTGGATAAAATCGGAGAATTAG
- a CDS encoding Txe/YoeB family addiction module toxin, whose protein sequence is MAQRIEIVAFSEKAEEDIAFWKRSGNKIILKKISTLIKAIQENPYAGIGKPEALKYGLLGKWSRRIDKEHRLVYEIIDENTIEILSILSAKGHYE, encoded by the coding sequence ATGGCTCAAAGAATTGAAATAGTTGCGTTTTCTGAGAAAGCTGAGGAGGACATAGCGTTTTGGAAGAGATCGGGAAATAAGATCATATTGAAGAAAATTTCCACGCTTATTAAAGCCATTCAGGAAAATCCTTATGCAGGAATTGGAAAACCGGAGGCATTAAAATATGGGCTTTTAGGAAAATGGTCAAGGAGGATAGACAAAGAGCATCGACTGGTATATGAGATCATCGATGAGAATACAATTGAAATTCTCAGTATACTCTCGGCAAAAGGACATTACGAATAA
- a CDS encoding DUF2683 family protein has product MDVVFKNVKKKDLPFLRSLAEKMGFEIAQNDDKPYNPEFVKEILEASEEVRNGGGKRIEMKDLDKFLGL; this is encoded by the coding sequence ATGGATGTAGTTTTTAAAAATGTAAAAAAGAAAGATTTACCATTCTTAAGATCTTTGGCTGAAAAAATGGGATTTGAAATTGCACAAAACGATGATAAGCCGTATAACCCTGAATTTGTAAAAGAAATTTTGGAAGCTTCAGAAGAAGTTAGGAATGGAGGCGGCAAGAGGATTGAAATGAAAGACCTCGATAAATTCCTTGGACTTTAA
- the sufB gene encoding Fe-S cluster assembly protein SufB → MSKYTEEELKIELETKEYEYGFYTDIESETFPIGLNEDVVRALSKKKEEPQWMTDWRLEAFRAWKEMTEPEWANVHYEKPDFQAISYYSAPKAVDPNKTLDDVDPELLAMYKKLGISVDEQKKMNNVAIDIVVDSVSVATTFKKTLAEKGIIFCPISEAIKEHPELVQKYIGSVVPQKDNFYAALNSAVFSDGSFCYIPKGVRCPMELSTYFRINQAGTGQFERTLVIADEGSYVSYLEGCTAPSRDENQLHAAVVELIAMDDAEIKYSTVQNWFPGNKEGKGGVYNFVTKRGLCEKNAKISWTQVETGSAVTWKYPSCVLKGDNSVGEFYSIAVTNNYQQADTGTKMIHLGKNTKSTIISKGISAGKSQNSYRGLVQIGSRADNARNFSQCDSLLMGNACGAHTFPYIESKNTTAKIEHEATTSKIGEDQVFYCNQRGIPTEKAIALIVNGFSKDVLNKLPMEFAVEAQKLLEISLEGSVG, encoded by the coding sequence ATGAGTAAGTACACAGAAGAAGAATTAAAGATCGAACTCGAAACCAAGGAGTACGAGTACGGTTTTTATACTGATATAGAATCGGAGACCTTTCCCATTGGCCTCAATGAGGATGTGGTGAGGGCGCTTTCCAAAAAGAAAGAAGAGCCGCAATGGATGACCGACTGGCGCCTTGAGGCTTTTCGTGCCTGGAAGGAAATGACCGAGCCGGAGTGGGCGAACGTGCATTATGAAAAGCCTGATTTCCAGGCGATATCCTACTACTCGGCACCCAAAGCGGTCGACCCGAACAAAACGCTTGACGATGTAGACCCGGAGCTTTTAGCAATGTACAAAAAGCTGGGCATCTCTGTCGATGAGCAGAAAAAAATGAACAATGTTGCTATTGACATTGTGGTAGACTCCGTTTCGGTGGCTACGACATTCAAGAAAACACTTGCAGAGAAAGGTATTATTTTTTGCCCGATATCCGAGGCGATAAAAGAACATCCGGAGCTGGTGCAAAAGTACATAGGATCTGTTGTTCCACAGAAAGACAATTTTTATGCAGCGCTCAACTCGGCTGTATTTTCAGACGGGTCGTTTTGCTATATCCCGAAAGGGGTGCGCTGCCCAATGGAATTAAGCACTTATTTCCGTATCAACCAGGCAGGAACAGGACAGTTTGAGCGTACGCTTGTAATTGCCGATGAAGGCAGTTATGTGAGCTACCTCGAAGGCTGTACCGCGCCAAGCCGCGACGAGAACCAGCTGCATGCCGCAGTGGTGGAGCTTATCGCGATGGATGATGCCGAGATAAAGTATTCGACCGTACAAAACTGGTTCCCGGGCAATAAAGAAGGCAAGGGAGGCGTATATAACTTTGTGACCAAGCGCGGCCTTTGCGAAAAGAACGCCAAGATATCTTGGACGCAGGTAGAGACGGGTTCGGCCGTAACCTGGAAATACCCAAGCTGCGTGCTGAAAGGCGATAACTCGGTAGGGGAATTCTATTCTATTGCCGTGACCAACAACTATCAGCAGGCCGATACCGGTACCAAGATGATCCACTTAGGCAAGAATACCAAAAGCACAATCATATCAAAGGGTATTTCGGCTGGCAAGTCGCAGAACAGCTACCGTGGTTTGGTGCAGATAGGCTCAAGGGCTGACAATGCACGTAACTTCTCCCAATGCGACTCGCTTCTTATGGGCAATGCCTGCGGGGCTCATACGTTCCCGTACATTGAATCGAAAAATACCACGGCCAAAATAGAGCATGAAGCCACTACCAGCAAAATTGGCGAGGACCAGGTATTCTACTGCAACCAAAGGGGTATCCCGACCGAGAAGGCGATTGCGCTTATCGTGAACGGCTTCAGCAAAGATGTACTGAATAAGCTGCCAATGGAATTTGCGGTTGAAGCGCAGAAATTGCTGGAGATAAGTTTGGAGGGAAGTGTAGGATAA
- a CDS encoding HesB/IscA family protein, producing the protein MIKVSETAKKRVALLMEDEGFNPSTDYVRVGVKSGGCSGLSYELKFDNALGENDKVFEDNDIKIAVDKKSFLYLAGTTLEYSGGLNGKGFVFNNPNAQRTCGCGESFSL; encoded by the coding sequence ATGATAAAAGTATCTGAAACAGCAAAGAAAAGAGTTGCGCTGCTTATGGAGGATGAGGGTTTTAACCCATCGACCGACTATGTAAGGGTAGGCGTAAAGAGTGGCGGATGTTCAGGTTTGTCGTACGAACTTAAGTTTGACAATGCCTTGGGCGAAAATGATAAAGTGTTTGAAGACAATGATATAAAGATAGCCGTAGATAAAAAAAGCTTCCTGTACCTTGCCGGTACAACACTCGAATATTCGGGTGGGCTTAATGGCAAAGGCTTTGTTTTCAACAACCCTAATGCACAGAGAACGTGCGGGTGCGGGGAGAGCTTCTCACTGTAA
- a CDS encoding MBL fold metallo-hydrolase, whose protein sequence is MKLYPIETGNFKLDGGAMFGVVPKPIWTKTNPADENNQIDIAARCLLIEDSNRLILIDTGMGNKQSDKFFGYYSLWGDHNTDKSLAKYGFHRDDITDVFMTHLHFDHCGGSVQWNKDRTGYEPTFKNAHYWTNDKHWEWATKPNAREKASFLSENILPMQESGQLKFINRPEGDFLAESELGFGIFFADGHTEKQMIPHISYNGKTIVFMADLLPTAGHIPLPYVMGYDTRPLLTLDEKAKFMNAAADNGYYLFLEHDAHNEIITVEHTEKGVRLKEVFSCEDIL, encoded by the coding sequence ATGAAACTTTACCCTATAGAAACCGGAAACTTTAAGCTCGATGGCGGTGCGATGTTTGGCGTGGTGCCAAAACCTATATGGACTAAAACAAACCCAGCCGACGAGAATAACCAGATCGACATCGCGGCCCGGTGCCTCCTCATAGAAGACAGCAACCGACTGATACTCATAGATACCGGAATGGGCAACAAGCAGAGCGATAAATTCTTCGGCTACTACTCGCTTTGGGGCGACCATAACACCGACAAGTCATTAGCTAAATACGGTTTCCACAGAGATGATATTACCGATGTATTCATGACGCACCTGCATTTTGACCACTGCGGGGGCAGTGTGCAGTGGAATAAAGACCGTACCGGTTATGAGCCCACCTTTAAAAATGCTCACTACTGGACCAACGATAAGCACTGGGAGTGGGCCACAAAACCCAACGCCCGCGAAAAGGCATCGTTCCTGTCTGAGAACATACTGCCAATGCAGGAAAGCGGACAACTGAAATTCATTAACAGGCCGGAAGGCGATTTCCTTGCAGAAAGCGAATTAGGCTTCGGGATATTTTTTGCCGACGGGCATACCGAAAAGCAGATGATACCGCACATCAGTTACAACGGAAAGACCATCGTGTTCATGGCCGACCTGCTGCCTACTGCCGGGCATATCCCGCTGCCATACGTTATGGGGTACGATACACGCCCACTTCTCACATTAGATGAAAAGGCAAAATTCATGAATGCCGCTGCCGATAATGGGTATTACCTTTTCCTGGAGCACGATGCCCACAATGAGATAATTACCGTAGAGCATACCGAAAAAGGCGTAAGGCTGAAGGAAGTTTTTTCATGTGAAGATATTCTTTAG
- a CDS encoding S8 family peptidase, producing MKFRSLYLSAALALFLAGCSATKKITAEPIAIPASITAKTAPLSDTQEKRWSHLDLVKDTIPGMSVDRAYELLKDRKSTKIVVGVVDSGVDIEHPDLKPVIWTNTKEIAGNNIDDDKNGYIDDVHGWNFLGDAEHENLEFVRILKKGDDGSARYKKAKAEYDKEYREAMAEMQKIDGIANIDKIFQEKTGKKNYTVEDLKNLKVSDPRLEEAKQGFIGIFSSISKEEFDEEISGAKEHFENTLKYNLNQKFDGRSIVGDNPDDINDRKYGNNNVTGPVKDGAKHGTHVAGIIAQVRNNSLGGDGIASNNVEIMSVRAVPDGDEYDKDVALAIRYAVDNGAKVINGSFGKYYSTHSDWVYDAIKYAAQKDVLIVCAAGNESKDLDPAGSVAERYPNDDMNSATEISDNFLCVGAISYSYGPELIADFSNYGKTDVDVFGPGVRIYATTPNNKYEFLQGTSMASPNVAGVAALIRSYYPSLTASQVKHILMDSGLAINMDVALGGDPKDMRAFSELSRSGRIVNAYNAIILADKMSRK from the coding sequence ATGAAATTCAGATCGCTTTATCTGTCGGCTGCCCTCGCTTTGTTCCTTGCAGGCTGCAGCGCTACCAAAAAAATAACGGCAGAGCCTATTGCCATACCTGCTTCGATAACTGCTAAAACAGCGCCGCTCAGCGACACCCAGGAGAAACGCTGGAGCCATCTTGACCTTGTAAAGGATACCATTCCGGGAATGAGTGTAGACAGGGCTTACGAACTGCTGAAAGACAGGAAAAGCACCAAAATAGTTGTGGGCGTAGTAGACTCAGGTGTGGATATCGAACATCCGGACCTTAAGCCTGTGATATGGACGAACACCAAAGAGATTGCAGGAAATAATATAGACGATGATAAAAACGGATATATTGACGACGTTCATGGCTGGAATTTCCTTGGCGATGCAGAGCATGAAAACCTCGAATTCGTGCGTATCCTGAAAAAAGGTGACGACGGATCAGCCAGGTATAAAAAAGCAAAAGCGGAATACGACAAGGAATACCGCGAGGCAATGGCGGAAATGCAAAAAATAGATGGCATTGCCAATATCGACAAGATATTTCAGGAAAAAACCGGCAAGAAGAATTACACAGTTGAAGACCTAAAAAACCTTAAGGTTAGTGATCCAAGGCTTGAAGAAGCAAAACAAGGCTTTATTGGTATTTTCAGCAGCATATCCAAAGAAGAATTTGATGAGGAGATAAGCGGCGCTAAAGAACATTTTGAAAACACGCTGAAATACAACCTCAACCAGAAATTTGACGGTCGCAGTATCGTGGGTGATAACCCGGATGACATTAACGACCGCAAATACGGCAACAACAACGTGACCGGCCCTGTTAAAGACGGCGCCAAACACGGTACACACGTAGCGGGCATCATTGCACAGGTGCGTAACAACAGCCTTGGCGGCGACGGTATTGCCAGCAACAATGTAGAGATCATGTCGGTTCGTGCAGTGCCGGATGGCGATGAGTACGACAAAGACGTGGCGCTTGCTATCCGTTATGCAGTAGACAATGGTGCTAAGGTGATCAATGGCAGTTTTGGAAAATATTACTCTACGCACAGCGACTGGGTTTACGATGCCATTAAATATGCAGCACAGAAAGATGTACTTATCGTTTGTGCGGCAGGTAACGAAAGCAAAGACCTTGACCCCGCAGGCAGCGTTGCAGAGCGTTATCCTAACGACGACATGAACTCTGCTACAGAGATATCTGACAACTTCCTTTGCGTAGGCGCCATAAGCTATTCTTACGGGCCGGAACTTATCGCTGATTTCTCTAACTACGGAAAAACAGATGTAGATGTATTTGGCCCAGGCGTACGCATTTATGCTACTACCCCGAACAATAAGTACGAATTCCTTCAGGGAACATCGATGGCCTCGCCAAATGTAGCAGGTGTAGCAGCGCTTATCCGTTCGTACTACCCAAGCCTGACGGCATCACAGGTAAAGCATATCCTTATGGATTCAGGCCTTGCGATAAATATGGATGTAGCATTGGGCGGCGACCCTAAAGACATGAGGGCTTTCAGCGAGCTGTCAAGGTCAGGGCGGATCGTGAACGCTTACAACGCCATCATTCTTGCTGACAAGATGTCGCGGAAATAA